Genomic window (Chelmon rostratus isolate fCheRos1 chromosome 15, fCheRos1.pri, whole genome shotgun sequence):
GATTGAGCCTGGATACTTTTAGCCCCTTGACATCCTGCACCCGACTGAGATGGAGCCAAATGGCAGCTGTCCTACTTAATGTATTCAGCAGGATAAGTGCTGTTTTGTCCCACTGGTCAGCATGGGTCTGTCTCATGATGGAACAGAGGTCTGTGGTGTATAGGGGGATTTATATGGGACATAATGGCACAACACAATGCTAAGCTGCAGTAAAACAGCTTGTGCTGATGTCATTTCACGCTGATCCTCCCTAGCTGTAGTGCAGCTATGTGTGATATGAAATGTTACATCCAGCTCACACTTCTTTGTCGATTTACTCTGTAGACATACCAGGACATTATTGGCGCACCGTCTTACCTCTAATGATGTGATCAGAGCAGATGTGTTTGCTAATCAGCTGAAGTGGAGGCAGAGCATATCTTTCTCCAAACAACACCCCAACATCCAAACCTCAGCTTTCCTCCCAGTACCTACCCACTCCTCCCAGCGTGCAGCCCTCTGTCgggcctcctctgcctcccttctctcctcctcagcgtTCTCCTGGgcctctctcctcatcctctcctcagccttcctcatctcctcttcctccacctcctggctGCTGGGGCCGTAGTTCCTCGGCTGGCCCACCGTGTCAAAGATCTTCTGCATCAGCAGCAGGCAGTCCGGTTCATTGCTACTGGTGACTTCTAACAGGATGAGAGGATGTATGAACACAATAAGGTTTGATGATGAAATATCAGCTGTCAGTGATGGACTCAATATACGGCAGACTGACGTTTTTGGCTgacttaaatacattttatatttttgcctCATCAGCATTTAAGGCATCCAAAAAtgacatgaataataaaaagcacaatCTGTGTTGAACACTGAGCATACAGCTCGACCAATGAACCCTTCCGAATATCATTCTCACAGTGATATTCAAAAGGGTTCACAGGAAGTAGTCATGCTACACGGACTACCCAGGTACAGAGGGGTGATGTCCAACTCATCAAAGTAGCTGACAACAGCATCGTCTTCCAGGTTATTCTCTCTGTATATTGCCAGTCGTTGAAGGAAGTGCTCGGGCTCGTAGTTGTGCTCCCGCACAAGCCTCTCAGGCAGGTTCATCACCCGATCCTTCAGGAAGACATCTGACGCATCCAGGCACAACACAAActctgtgacacagaggaaacCATTACAGACACTACAACACTGAACGCTGAAAGGCTTGGGCATTTGTATTGACGTCTTTATGGATATTTTTGCAGTTATTGAAAACGTGGAAATAGTTGTATTTTGTAGTTCTAACTGCTATAAGGTCTAAAAGCATGCTTAGATCTCACTGCTGTGGGGCAACCATGGAAAATAACAAGACTGAAATGACCTGGCATAATCATCTTGCTGTTTAAAGAAATCAGGGATGTTCCATCTTCTGACTGATGTTCTTCAgctaaaaagaaacaaaacatacagatgGGAGGCATGCATAGTGTccatgtatgtatgtgatcCTAACACTCGTGCAGTGTGCGATGTGTCAGTGTCTCACCATAGAAGAGCTCTTTAGCTTGTTCATATGTTTTGGGAAAGCCGTCCAGGACAAAGCCCTGGTTTCTGCATGGGTTGGACATGAGCTTATCTTTCACCACCTTTACCAACAGCTGGTCATCCAAAAGACCTAGTGGACAGAAAAGCTGACATTATATTGTGACCAATAATCTTAAAGGGACATTCCAATTATTTAGTACTTCCATAAAGTCCGGGGACTTGTAGAAGACAGGTTAAAAAAAGCGAAAGTCAATATCAAAGGAGTGAGACTGCTTGCAGGCTAGATGACATAATGTAATGTCACTTTTTGGGAATGAAAGATGAGGTTCATTCCACTCCATTCTAACAGCTGTCTTCCTTCTCCATCTGCAAAGCGGATTGGTGCTCTTGGCCAAGGCTTCAGTAAATCTCTAAACCTCTCACTCTTacccacacattcacatttaccAAAGATGAACCAGTGTCAAGGACGGTGGTATCTCTCCATGGACCAATATTTGCCGGCACTAACAGTAGCTCAGAGAGGTGGTTGCTCCCAGATGACTTGAATGGATAAGAGACCCAAGTGTAGCTTTACCGTCTTACACATGGAAACTTTTGGCAACTtgctgatgtgatgatgtgttttgttgGAGTTCCATTGTGGAACAAAACAGGAAGCTAGAGCAAGCACAGTGCGAGTTTCTGGGGGTGTAAACCCTGGCTATCACAGTTTGTACCTATGTTCTGCTCCATACTGTCCTTCAGGCTGTTCAGCAGCTCCTGGGCTTCTGCTGCAGAGTCCTCACTATCTGCATCTGGATCAGCGTTCTTCACAGCATCTTCCTACAGGGATCAGAATGCAATTGTAAGGATATGTACAAGGAATGTATGTCTACTTTTTCATatagtgtctgtgtgtttgtgtgcctttgCAGAAGCTGACCAGTTGTGAGATGGTTTCAGAGATGGTCTCTTTCAGCGTGATGTGATGGAGTTTGTAGTGTTCACAGATCTGTTTGGACACTGTGCTCTTCCCCACCGCAGGAGGacccagcacacacagacggaTGGGCTGGAGAGAACACTCCTACATGGATTATCTAGTACAATTTAATGCTCATCTACATCTTTTAGACATAAGAGAAAATAGCAACACTATGTTGATGaaattttaatatatttcatgatTTAAACAGTTCATTTTCTTGCACTAGTACATTCTTGGAACAAGAACAAGTTTCTACTTTCTGCTTCAGTACCTACCCACAGTCCCCTGTTCTGCCGGTATTCCTCTACCACCAGTTCTATATTCTCCACCAGACCAGACTTACACAACCAGTTGATAGAGAAGAGTTCCTCGAGATGGACACCCTCCATGCGAAGATTGACCTGCATGGAGTCAATTTCCATGACCTGTCAATGGAAAATGTTCACATGTTCACTAATTAGCACactcattaataaaacagatgtCTTTTGTTGAATCTGCATACAAACAGAtgtataaaaatgacaaattcagATTATTGGGTTGGACTGCAGGAAGCTGCACAGTCACTGCACCCAGCTGTTCTTCCTGAAGAAATAGTTCCAGGACTAATAATTGCCATTgttacatttcttttgttttttaaaaaacagatatCATTTGTAATTATTAGGTTTACAGTTGTTGGTGGGTGTATTTGTGACCTTTGAACAGAACCAGGTTAGCTGTGTCCCCCCCGCTTCAAGTCTTCATGCTAAGGTAAGCAAACCATGTCCCAATTCCAGACTATAATTAACATGCAGGCATGAGACTGatatccatcttctcatcttgCTCTCAGAAAGAAACTAAATAAGGGTATTTCTacaaatgttgcactttttctttggctttgtAAAGTTTTGAGCAGGGAACAATTCAGCTTTCATTCCTGGTTTATTTGCAATAATGAACTATGATTGTGAATGATTCAATGTTAGCCATGACATAAATACAAGCTCCCCAGAGCATTGCAGTCAGCAGTGAGTCAACGTACACTCAAGTCCTGTATGAGGAAGGCTTCCTCAAAAGGCTTTTTCTGGATCTTCCCTGGTCCAAGCGCAGAAGCAACTGTCTGGTGGAGAAACAACTCACATATCAAATTATTATCTGTCTGTATGAAAAACATCAAGCATTTATAGAAATATACATGAGTATACTCTATCACTGTGtcacaaatataataaaacctGATCCATGgttttgtgaaaaacaaaggTCTGAATTGGTCAGTAACTCTAACAATCAAAGGTTGATTTTACAAGCAGGCTTTAACAggctgcaaacattttcaatccGCTCATCAGGACATGCCTCTGATTTCTGACAAAGGATTTCTTGATCAGTTACACACCTTCACAATGTCCTCCATGGTGTTGTTGGAGAAGTCCACAGCTAGGAGGTAATATGGCTTGGGCTGATGTTCAATCACATTCTGAATCACACTTTGACATAAAGACATATCGTTTATAGCATATAGACATTTACCTAACATCTAATTTGTATGGCACCAGTTGAAGTCAACATAAATCGCATTCCTCGAAGCCTTTTGCAAAGCAGGGCTATGTGCAATCTATATCCTCATATCACTAGTTGTTCAAGAGCGCTGTTGAGGAAAAACATGTATTGTTAGtatgtgtttacgtgtgtgtgttcccaaCCTTGCCAGGTCATTGACGTGAATCATGGGAATGATGTTTTTGCCGTCTCCAAAGACAGGTATTTCATGTTCTTGTCCCAGCCATGATGTCTAATAATACAGATCATTTCAATGAGTTACACGTGAAgtcatttcactttttgcaCCATGTTTCATGAGCCTACGGATGGTGATGATGGTTGATCTGAAACTTTGACTAGAGCCAGATGTTTTGACAACTACTATGCAGACTACCATGATGTCTGGTTTTGACATtcatagtaatagtaataatggtGACCTTCCTATGTCCTATTAACTGGTGCTAGGTCAAAATTTTCACTTGAACATGTGAGTAATGATGCTGCAGATATTCAGTCTTCCACAGCATCAATCATCATGATTTTAATAATGCACCTGACTTTCCTCtcttgaaaacaaaataatattact
Coding sequences:
- the ak7b gene encoding adenylate kinase 7 isoform X2, whose amino-acid sequence is MAEPRREKLKQSPKRVFVNNIDSYASKCIAKFLSECVVGTPVDPEGEMATAEEEDVVALNRSGVGALHVVGTASEKNDEDRPYVLEEYSHLNRDELLSKLMDCDVVIYNITQHADQVEEALWAVSALHKEMGHFCEPKMFILISTVMTWACSKPFDPEDPDLPFTDEMFWRRRAHPNFKKHIDLEKRVVKLGKTNRTLFSTYVVASGLQYGMGEQVLHFFFKTSWLGQEHEIPVFGDGKNIIPMIHVNDLASVIQNVIEHQPKPYYLLAVDFSNNTMEDIVKTVASALGPGKIQKKPFEEAFLIQDLSVMEIDSMQVNLRMEGVHLEELFSINWLCKSGLVENIELVVEEYRQNRGLWPIRLCVLGPPAVGKSTVSKQICEHYKLHHITLKETISETISQLEDAVKNADPDADSEDSAAEAQELLNSLKDSMEQNIGLLDDQLLVKVVKDKLMSNPCRNQGFVLDGFPKTYEQAKELFYAEEHQSEDGTSLISLNSKMIMPEFVLCLDASDVFLKDRVMNLPERLVREHNYEPEHFLQRLAIYRENNLEDDAVVSYFDELDITPLYLVTSSNEPDCLLLMQKIFDTVGQPRNYGPSSQEVEEEEMRKAEERMRREAQENAEEERREAEEARQRAARWEEWTKRLEEVRQQEEELLEAQSGPMRSYLMEHVMPTLTQGLIQCSTAQPQDPVDFLAEYLLKNSPLNY
- the ak7b gene encoding adenylate kinase 7 isoform X1; this translates as MAEPRREKLKQSPKRVFVNNIDSYASKCIAKFLSECVVGTPVDPEGEMATAEEEDVVALNRSGVGALHVVGTASEKNDEDRPYVLEEYSHLNRDELLSKLMDCDVVIYNITQHADQVEEALWAVSALHKEMGHFCEPKMFILISTVMTWACSKPFDPEDPDLPFTDEMFWRRRAHPNFKKHIDLEKRVVKLGKTNRTLFSTYVVASGLQYGMGEQVLHFFFKTSWLGQEHEIPVFGDGKNIIPMIHVNDLASVIQNVIEHQPKPYYLLAVDFSNNTMEDIVKTVASALGPGKIQKKPFEEAFLIQDLSVMEIDSMQVNLRMEGVHLEELFSINWLCKSGLVENIELVVEEYRQNRGLWPIRLCVLGPPAVGKSTVSKQICEHYKLHHITLKETISETISQLEDAVKNADPDADSEDSAAEAQELLNSLKDSMEQNIGLLDDQLLVKVVKDKLMSNPCRNQGFVLDGFPKTYEQAKELFYAEEHQSEDGTSLISLNSKMIMPEFVLCLDASDVFLKDRVMNLPERLVREHNYEPEHFLQRLAIYRENNLEDDAVVSYFDELDITPLYLEVTSSNEPDCLLLMQKIFDTVGQPRNYGPSSQEVEEEEMRKAEERMRREAQENAEEERREAEEARQRAARWEEWTKRLEEVRQQEEELLEAQSGPMRSYLMEHVMPTLTQGLIQCSTAQPQDPVDFLAEYLLKNSPLNY